One part of the Falco peregrinus isolate bFalPer1 chromosome 14, bFalPer1.pri, whole genome shotgun sequence genome encodes these proteins:
- the IRX3 gene encoding LOW QUALITY PROTEIN: iroquois-class homeodomain protein IRX-3 (The sequence of the model RefSeq protein was modified relative to this genomic sequence to represent the inferred CDS: deleted 2 bases in 2 codons): MSFPQLGYQYIRPIYPAERPGSGGSRGGAELAPSGTLSNVLSSMYGAPYAAAAAAQGYGAFLPYAAELPIFPQLGAQYELKESPGVQHAAFPHHHPAFYPYGQYQFGDPSRPKNATRESTSTLKAWLNEHRKNPYPTKGEKIMLAIITKMTLTQVSTWFANARRRLKKENKMTWAPRSRTDEEGNSYGSDHEGEEDKREDEEEIDLENIDTENIESNKDELEDELQDADLLHSDSKTDSEGSEGFEDLPGSEERYVKAAEGEPHHLRHHHLHHHHHHHHHHKCELPAAAAPAGLEPLKPPLQPPPHHLSPPSSASSSAASSPTDGALAGTLPKPKIWSLAETATSPDNPRKSPGGGSPPAGAPQPLPLPPPPPPPPHRLVSSCPLGKFPNWTNRAFPGHHHHHPSPHPLTLLNTPHLLGLGAAPAAPPAAAAAFPRPADQAQSAEPAGADRSSALEVEKKLIKTAFQPVQRRPQNQLDAAMVLSALSSS, encoded by the exons ATGTCTTTCCCCCAGCTGGGCTACCAGTACATCAGGCCGATTTACCCGGCGGAGCGCCCGGGGAGCGGCGGCTCCCGCGGCGGCGCCGAGCTGGCCCCGTCCGGGACCCTCTCCAACGTGCTTTCCTCCATGTACGGCGCGCCCtacgccgccgccgccgccgcccaggGCTACGGAGCCTTCCTGCCCTACGCCGCCGAGCTGCCCATCTTCCCCCAGCTG GGTGCCCAGTACGAGCTGAAGGAGAGCCCGGGGGTGCAGCACGCCgccttcccccaccaccaccccgcctTCTACCCCTACGGGCAGTACCAGTTCGGGGACCCGTCGCGGCCCAAGAACGCCACTCGGGAGAGCACCAGCACCCTCAAGGCCTGGCTCAACGAGCACCGGAAAAACCCCTACCCCACCAAGGGCGAGAAGATCATGCTGGCCATCATCACCAAAATGACCCTCACCCAGGTCTCCACCTGGTTCGCCAACGCGCGGCGGCGGCTcaaaaaggagaacaaaatgACCTGGGCCCCGCGCAGCCGGACGGACGAGGAGGGCAACTCCTACGGGAGCGACCACGAGGGGGAAGAGGACAAGAGGGAGGACGAGGAGGAGATCGACCTGGAGAACATCGACACCGAGAACATCGAGAGCAACAAGGACGAGCTGGAGGACGAGCTGCAGGACGCCGACCTCCTGCACTCCGACTCCAAGACGGACTCGGAGGGCTCCGAGGGCTTCGAGGACCTGCCCGGCTCAGAGGAGCGCTACGTCAAGGCCGCCGAGGGGGAGCCGCACCACCTccgccaccaccacctccaccaccatcaccaccaccaccaccaccacaagtGCGagctccccgccgccgccgcccccgccggcctGGAGCCCCTCAAgccgcccctgcagccccccccgcACCACCTCTCGCcaccctcctctgcctcctcgtccgccgcctcctccccgACGGACGGCGCTTTGGCAGGCACCCTGCCGAAGCCCAAGATCTGGTCGTTGGCCGAGACGGCCACCAGCCCGGACAACCCCCGCAAGTCTCCCGGCGGTGGCTCCCCGCCGGCGGGCGCCCCCCagccgctgccgctgccccccccc ccgcccccgccgccccacAGACTCGTCTCCTCCTGCCCGCTGGGCAAGTTCCCCAACTGGACCAACCGCGCCTTCCCgggccaccaccaccaccacccgtCCCCGCACCCGCTGACCTTACTGAACACTCcccacctgctggggctgggggctgcccccgccgccccc cccgccgccgccgccgccttccCGCGGCCCGCGGACCAGGCGCAGAGCGCGGAGCCCGCCGGAGCAG